From Brassica oleracea var. oleracea cultivar TO1000 chromosome C3, BOL, whole genome shotgun sequence, a single genomic window includes:
- the LOC106329154 gene encoding putative low molecular weight protein-tyrosine-phosphatase slr0328 translates to MMTPSQYKLTTSPTILSYLPFCHPSRYLPLPCHKKPNLVSSFREKPRFLPSVGCFASSSPMATPTQSSETKPFSVLFVCLGNICRSPAAEGVFRDIVKKRGLDSKFTIDSAGTIDYHEGNMADPRMRSAAKRRGVEITSLSRPIKASDFREFDLILAMDEQNREDILKAYNVWKARGNFPPDADKKVKLMCSYCKKHNDKVVPDPYYGGAQGFEKVLDLLEDACESLLDSITAEI, encoded by the exons ATGATGACTCCGTCACAGTATAAGCTCACAACTTCTCCAACAATCCTTTCCTATTTACCATTTTGCCACCCATCTCGATATCTTCCTCTGCCTTGTCACAAGAAGCCGAATCTCGTTTCGAGTTTCCGAGAAAAACCCAGATTCTTACCTTCCGTCGGGTGCTTTGCATCATCTTCTCCAATGGCTACTCCGACACAGAGCAGCGAAACCAAACCTTTCTCTGTCCTTTTCGTCTGTCTGGGTAACATTTGTCGGAGCCCAGCAGCTGAAGGCGTCTTCAGAGATATCGTCAAAAAGAGAGGCCTCGACTCCAAATTCACCATTGATTCCGCCGGAACCATCGATTATCACGAG GGGAATATGGCAGATCCAAGAATGAGAAGTGCTGCGAAACGCCGTGGAGTTGAGATAACATCATTATCTAGACCAATAAAGGCATCTGATTTCAGGGAGTTTGATCTCATTCTCGCTATGGATGAGCAGAACAGAG AGGACATATTGAAGGCTTACAATGTGTGGAAAGCCAGAGGCAATTTCCCACCTGATGCTGATAAAAAG GTGAAGCTCATGTGTTCGTATTGCAAGAAACACAATGACAAGGTAGTGCCGGACCCGTATTATGGTGGAGCTCAAGGTTTTGAGAAG GTATTGGACTTGCTTGAAGATGCATGTGAGTCGTTGCTGGACAGTATAACGGCGGAAATTTGA